The DNA sequence TGCGCCATCTCGTCTCCTCACCCGCGGCATCCTTGTGGGATGCGGCTCGCCACAAACCGGGCCCACGCTGCCGGTTGTGGCGCGGGCCCGTCCGGCTTATGGGCCGGTCCCTGGACGCTACTAGACATCGGTGACATCGAGACTGAGGCGAAACTCACTCGGTGGCCGATCGATGGGAAATCGTTGTCCAGACCGGGTAGGCGAGCAGCCAGATCACAATTACGACGGTGAGCCGGGCCACCCAGGCCACCAACTCCTCGGTCCGGCTGAAGTCGCCGACGAGCAGGATGCCGCCGCCGAGCAGGGCGCAGGCGACCGCCCAGGCCAGCACCGCCTTGCCCCACTCGCGCCATTCGTACCTGACCCGGCCCAGGCCGTCCTTCGGCGGCTTCCACGGCGGCGGGCCACCGGCGAACCGGTGCGCGAACCGCTGGTCGGCCCAGCGCACCATCGAGTGCCCGAAGGCGATCGAGAACCCGAGGTACGCCGCGGCCAGCCCGTGGACGAAGGTCGCGGTGGCCCCGCGCCGCAGGTCGATCACGGTGGCCCCGAGCAGCACCAGGTCGACCAGCGGTACGCAGACCAGCAGCGCCGCCCCGAGCCGGCGCATCCGCAACAGGTAACGGGCCACCAGCCCGGCACCCAGCACCACCCAGAAGCCGATCTCGCACGCCACGATCACCGCGAGCACCACAGCCGCCACCCCTCCCGAACCGTCCGGCCGACTTCCAGCGTCGTGGACGGCCGGGCCGTGGACGTCAGCACCGACGGTGAGATGCGGATACATCGAAGGGGGAGGCGTACATCCTTCGACGGACGCCGCCCCCGCCCGCGTCGTCGGCGGGGTGGAGCCGACGGCGGGCCGGCTGTGATGTGATCGGGCGGTGACCGGACTGCTCGGCGTGGGACGCGGGACGCTGTGGCGGGACCTCGCGCTGGCCGGCCTGTATCTCGTCGGCGGCCTGCTGATCGTGGCCACCGGCGCCTACCGGGAGATCGTGCCGGCCCCCGCCGAGGTGCGGTTCATGTTCTCGGTGACCCTGGCGGTGACCTGCGCCGGAGTCGCGTTGCGTCGGGTGGCGCCGCGGGCCGGCCTGGCGGTGGGCACCGTCGGCACCGTCACCGACGTGCTCCTCGGCGTGTCGCTGGCCACCATCCTGGTCTACACCCAGGTCCTCTACGACGCCGTCGTCTACGGACCGCCGCGACTGTGGCGCTGGCTGCTGTGGATCACCAGTGTGCTGGCGGTGGGACTCGCGGTCGCCGGCCTGGTCGCGGTCGGTTCCTGGACCGGGGTCGCCGCCGGCATCCCGGCCGTGCTGGCCGGCACCCTGCCGGTGCTGACCGGGCTGACCGTCCGGCAGTACCGCGACCAGGCCGCCGCCGAACGTGACCGGGCCGAGAAGGCCGCCCGGCTCGCCGAACTCGACCGCCGCCAGGCGATCACCGCCGAACGCACCCGGATGGCCCGGGAGCTGCACGACGTGGTCGCCAACCACCTCAGCGCGGTCGCGATCCACTCCACGGCCGTGCTGTCCGTACCCGGGCTGGACCGGCCCAAGGTCGAGCAGGCCCTACAGGTGATCAGGGAGAACAGTGTGCAGGGGCTGGCCGAGATGCGGCGGATGATCGACCTGTTGCGGGAACCGGCCGCGGACGGGCCGCAGGCGCCGGCTCTGCCCCGAACCGTCGAGCCGGGGCTGGCCGCGGTGGACCGGCTGGTCGCGCAGGCCCGCGGCGCCGGTCTGGACGTACGCCTGGAGACCACCGGGACGGTCCGGCCGCTGCCCGCCAACGTCGACCTGGCCGCGTACCGGATCGTGCAGGAGTCGCTGACCAACGCGCTGAAGCACGGCGCCGGCCGGGCCGAGGTGGCGGTCGGCTACGACCCCGGCCTGGTCCGGGTGGTGGTCAGCAACCCGCTGCCGGAGCTGGCCGGCCGGGGTGCGGCGCTGGGCGCCGGCGCCGGACTGGTCGGCATGCGCGAACGCGCCGAACTGCTGCACGGGCGCTTCGACGCCGGCCGGCGCGGGCCGGCCTGGCTGGTGCACGCCGAGCTGCCGACCGGTGGGGAGGCTACGTGACGATCCGCCTGGTGGTCGCCGACGACCAGCCCGCCGTACGCGCCGGTCTGGTCCTGATCCTCGACGCGGCGCCGGACATCACGGTGGTCGGCGAGGCCGCCGACGGCGAGGAGGCCGTCGAGCTGTGCCGGGCGACCCGGCCCGACGTGGCCCTGCTCGACCTGCGGATGCCCCGCCGGGACGGGATCTGGGCGACCGGTGAGATCGTCGCCGCCGGGCTGGCCGACGTGCTGGTGCTCACCACGTTCGACCTCGACGAGTACGTCTACGGCGCGTTGCGGGCCGGGGCCAGCGGCTTCCTGCTGAAGAACACCGACGCCGCCGGGCTGGTCGAGGCGGTGCGTACGGTGGCCCGCGGTGAGGGCGTCCTGGCCCCGGCGGTGACCCGTCGGCTGATCGGCGCGTTCGCCGCGACCGGGGGCGCGCCGCCGGACCGGCGGGTGCTGGCCGGGCTGACCGCGCGGGAGATCGACGTACTGGCCTGCCTCGGCCTGGGCCTGTCGAACCAGCAGGTCGCCGACCGGCTGGCGATGGCGGAGAGCACCACGAAGACGCATGTCAGCCGGATCCTGACCAAGCTCGGGCTGCGCAGCCGGGTGCAGGCCGCGATCCTGGCCCAGGAGCTGCGGCTACCGGCTCCCTGAACGCACCCCCGAACCCATGGGGCGGGCGGCGCCGGACCGGTCGGCGAGCTTTGCGGCCGCCGTCGCCAGCAGCGGGACCACGCCGAGGACGAGCAGCCAGCCGCCGAGCACGTCGGCCGGCCAGTGGGCGAGCAGGATCAGCCGGGTGGCCCCGACGTACAGCGCGAAGGCGGCCGCCAGCAGCACCGTGACCACCCGCGCGGTCCGCCCCTGGCGGGGCCACAGCAGCAGTACGGCGGCCAGCGCCGCCGCCGCGGCGTTGCTGGTGTGCCCGCTCGGGAAGCCGTTGCTGTCGATCTCCACGAAGGCGTCCGGTGGGCGCGGGTGGTGCAGGAGCCAGTGCATCAGGCTCCACAGCACCGGCACGACGACGGTGACGGCGGCGCTGAAGGCGGCGCGTACCCGGTCCCGCCGTACGGCGAGGACCACGGTGACCACGGCCCCGGCGGCCAGGTACGGCAACGTGGCGGCGACGTCGGTCGCCACCCGCACCACCGCGACCAGGTCGGAGTTGCCGGCGCCGGAGCGGCGCAGCGTGTCGGCGACCGCGGTGTCGAGGTCGTCGAGCGGCGCCCAGCCGCCGACCACCAGCGCCAACAGAACGGTGAACGCGGCCAGCGCGAACAGCGGTACGGCAAGCGGTGGGCGGGCGATCATCCCAGCATCGTGACACGCGCCCACGTTGCCGGCGGTGGTAAGGCGCGTGGCAGGCTGGGACGGTGGTGACCGAGGGCGCCGGGCCGGCGCGGGCCAGGCGACGTACGCCCGCCGGCACGCAGGGCGGAGGATCCGCCAGGGCGAAGGGCACGGGGCCGGCGCGCGCGCCGGGCGCCGGACCGACGGTGGACGTGGACCGGCCGCCGGTCACCGGGCCGGCCGGCGGTGAGCTGGCGGACACCCTGCGCCGGATCGAGCGGGCGGCGGGTGCGCTGGCGACGGCGAGCGTGTCCCGGATGGACGAGACCCTGCCCTGGTTCCGGGAACTGCCGGCCGACCAGCGGGCCTGGGTGATGCTGGTCGCGCAGACCGGGGTGCGGTCGCTGGTGGAGTGGCTGCGGCAGGGTGGCGCCGCGTTGGGCAGCCCGACCGAGGTGTCCGACGAGGTGTTCGCGGCGGCGCCGCTGGCGCTGGCCCGGTCGATCAGCCTGCAACAGACCGTCGCGCTGATCAAGGTGATGATCGACGTGGTGGAGGAGCAGGTGCCGCACCTGGCCGCCAGTGGCGAGGAGCGGTTGCTGCGCGAGGCGGTGCTGAAGTTCTCCCGCGAGATCGCGTTCGCCGCCGCGCGGGTCTACGCGCGGGCGGCCGAGTCGCGGACCGCCTGGGACGCCCGGTTGCAGGCGCTGCTGGTCGACGCGCTGCTGCGGGGCGACTCCGCGGACGTGCTGGCGAGCCGGGCGGCGGCCCTGGGGTGGGGGGACGCCCAGCCGGTCGCGGTGGCGGTGGGCCGCTCGCCGGGTGGCGAGGTGGCCGCGGTGCTGCACACGGTCTACCGGGCGGCCCGACGGATCGGTGTGGAGATCATCGGCGGGGTACACGGCGACCGGCTGGTGGTGGTGCTCGGTGGGGCGGCGGACCCGTTGGCGGCCACGACGAAGCTGATGGCCGGGTTCGGCAGCGGCCCGGTGGTGGTGGGACCGGCGATGCCGCGGCTGGAGGAGGCGACCGACTCGGCGCGGGCGGCGCTCGCCGGCTTCCGCGCGGCACCGGCGTGGCCGGCGGCGCCACGGCCGGTGGCCGCCGTCGACCTGCTGCCCGAACGCGCACTGGCCGGCGACGGCGAGGCCCGACGGACCCTGCGCCAGGACGTGTACGCCCCGCTCGTACGGGCCGGCGGCGAACTGCTGGAGACCCTGGACGCCTTCTTCGCCGCGGGTGGGGTGCTGGAGAGCGCCGCCCGGGCGTTGTTCGTACACCCCAACACGGTGCGTTACCGGTTGCGACGGGTGGGGGACGTGACCGGGTTCTCACCACTGTCGGCGCGGGACACGTTCGCCCTGCGGGTGGCCCTCACGATCGGCCGGCTGGACCCGGCACCGCCGGCCGTCTCCCCGACCGGCTGACGTTACCGCGGGTGAGCCGGGACCGGCGTTCGCGACAAACGGCCCATAAATCACCGGCACGGCGTCGATTGTTGTAGACATCCCACAAAGGTTGTAGTGCGGATTGGTCGGTCGCGGCACCCACGTGACCCGCCGGTATCCAGGAGAGTCTTAGGCGTGCTCGCCGTAATCGCTCCCGGCCAGGGTGCCCAGAAGCCTGGCTTCCTCACCCCGTGGCTCGACCTGCCCGGCGCCGAGTCACGTCTGCGCTGGTGGTCCGCCCTCGCCGGGGTGGACCTGGTACACCTGGGCACCGAGGCGGACGCCGACGAGATCAAGGACACCGCCCGCACCCAACCGCTGCTGGTCGCCGCCGCCCTGCTGGCCGGCGGGCACCTGCCGCTACACGACGTGGCGCTCACCGCCGGCCACAGCGTCGGTGAACTCGGCGCCGCCGCCCTCGCCGGCGTGCTGCCCGCCGAGGCCGCCATCACGCTGGCCGCCGTACGGGGCCGCGAGATGGCCGCCGCCTGCGGGCTCGAGCCCACCGGCATGGCCGCGGTACTCGGCGGCGAACCCGACGAGGTGCTCGCCGCGATCGAGTCGTACGGCCTGTCCGCCGCCAACCACAACGGCGCCGGCCAGATCGTCGCCGCCGGCGCCGCCGACAAGCTGGCGAAGTTCATCGCCGAGAAGCCGGTCGGGAACCGGGTGATGGCCCTGCAGGTGGCCGGCGCGTTCCACACCCCCTACATGGCGACCGCCGAGAAGGCGCTCGGCGTGGTCGCCGCCGGCATCACGCCGGCCGACCCGGGCCGGATCCTGCTGTCCGACCTCGACGGTGCCGCCGTCAGCCACGGCCGCGAGGTGCTGCAGCGGCTGGTCCGCCAGGTCACCGCGCCGGTGCGCTGGGACCTGTGCATGCGCACGATGGTCGACCTCGGCGTGACCGCGGTGATCGAGCTGCCCCCGGCCGGCTCGCTGACCAACCTGATCAAGAGGGAGCTGAAGGACTCGGGCCTGCCCGAGATCGTCACCCTCCGGACGCCCGACGACCTTCCCGCGGCGCGCGACCTGATCGCCCGGCACGGCACACCACCGGGCCACGGACCGGCCCCGCGGTTCCGGGTCGTGGTCTCCCCCGGCGCCGGAACCTTCGAGCCGGTGTCCGAACTCACCGAGGGCGACAGCATCGGCGCTGGCGACCTCATCGGGCACGTCACGACCCGGCAGGGCCCGCTCGACGTGGCGGCGCACGGTGCCGGCGTGCTCACCGAATGGCTGGCCGACCACAACCACCCGGTCGCGCCCGGCCAGCCCCTCGCCCGCATCGGCGGGCAGCTGTGACCGCCGCGTACCCCCGGATCCGTACCGGCGCGAAGGAGAGGTAGCCAAGCATGGGATCACGCATCGTCTCCCTCGGGCACTACCAGCCGTCCCGGGTGCTGACCAACGACGAACTGGCCCGGATGGTCGACACCAACGACGAGTGGATCCGTGACCGGGTCGGCATCGTCACCCGGCGCATCGCCGACGGTGAGTCGGTCGCCGACATGGCGACCGCCGCCGCCGGCAAGGCGCTGGCCAACTCCGGCCTCAGTGCCGCCGACATCGACCTCGTCGTGGTGGCCACCTGCACGGCGATCGACCGCAGCCCCAACGTCGCCTGCCGGGTCGCCGCCCGGCTCGGCATCGACGCACCGGGCGCGTACGACATCAACACCGCCTGCTCCGGCTTCTCCTACGCGCTGGCCACCGTCGACCACGCGCTGAGCGCCGGCGCGGCCCGCAACGCGATCGTGATCGGGCCGAGAAGCTGTCCGACATGGTCGACTGGACCGATCGGTCGACCTGCATCATCTTCGGTGACGCCGCCGGCGCGGCCGTGGTCAGCGCCACCGGCCCCGACGAGCCGTCGAAGGTCGGTCCGGTCGTGTGGGGCTCGGTGCCGGAGAAGAGCGACGCCGTACGCATCGAGGGCTGGCGGCCGTACATCCAG is a window from the Polymorphospora rubra genome containing:
- a CDS encoding sensor histidine kinase, with the protein product MTGLLGVGRGTLWRDLALAGLYLVGGLLIVATGAYREIVPAPAEVRFMFSVTLAVTCAGVALRRVAPRAGLAVGTVGTVTDVLLGVSLATILVYTQVLYDAVVYGPPRLWRWLLWITSVLAVGLAVAGLVAVGSWTGVAAGIPAVLAGTLPVLTGLTVRQYRDQAAAERDRAEKAARLAELDRRQAITAERTRMARELHDVVANHLSAVAIHSTAVLSVPGLDRPKVEQALQVIRENSVQGLAEMRRMIDLLREPAADGPQAPALPRTVEPGLAAVDRLVAQARGAGLDVRLETTGTVRPLPANVDLAAYRIVQESLTNALKHGAGRAEVAVGYDPGLVRVVVSNPLPELAGRGAALGAGAGLVGMRERAELLHGRFDAGRRGPAWLVHAELPTGGEAT
- a CDS encoding response regulator, with protein sequence MTIRLVVADDQPAVRAGLVLILDAAPDITVVGEAADGEEAVELCRATRPDVALLDLRMPRRDGIWATGEIVAAGLADVLVLTTFDLDEYVYGALRAGASGFLLKNTDAAGLVEAVRTVARGEGVLAPAVTRRLIGAFAATGGAPPDRRVLAGLTAREIDVLACLGLGLSNQQVADRLAMAESTTKTHVSRILTKLGLRSRVQAAILAQELRLPAP
- a CDS encoding phosphatase PAP2 family protein; translation: MIARPPLAVPLFALAAFTVLLALVVGGWAPLDDLDTAVADTLRRSGAGNSDLVAVVRVATDVAATLPYLAAGAVVTVVLAVRRDRVRAAFSAAVTVVVPVLWSLMHWLLHHPRPPDAFVEIDSNGFPSGHTSNAAAAALAAVLLLWPRQGRTARVVTVLLAAAFALYVGATRLILLAHWPADVLGGWLLVLGVVPLLATAAAKLADRSGAARPMGSGVRSGSR
- a CDS encoding PucR family transcriptional regulator, yielding MDVDRPPVTGPAGGELADTLRRIERAAGALATASVSRMDETLPWFRELPADQRAWVMLVAQTGVRSLVEWLRQGGAALGSPTEVSDEVFAAAPLALARSISLQQTVALIKVMIDVVEEQVPHLAASGEERLLREAVLKFSREIAFAAARVYARAAESRTAWDARLQALLVDALLRGDSADVLASRAAALGWGDAQPVAVAVGRSPGGEVAAVLHTVYRAARRIGVEIIGGVHGDRLVVVLGGAADPLAATTKLMAGFGSGPVVVGPAMPRLEEATDSARAALAGFRAAPAWPAAPRPVAAVDLLPERALAGDGEARRTLRQDVYAPLVRAGGELLETLDAFFAAGGVLESAARALFVHPNTVRYRLRRVGDVTGFSPLSARDTFALRVALTIGRLDPAPPAVSPTG
- a CDS encoding acyltransferase domain-containing protein; protein product: MLAVIAPGQGAQKPGFLTPWLDLPGAESRLRWWSALAGVDLVHLGTEADADEIKDTARTQPLLVAAALLAGGHLPLHDVALTAGHSVGELGAAALAGVLPAEAAITLAAVRGREMAAACGLEPTGMAAVLGGEPDEVLAAIESYGLSAANHNGAGQIVAAGAADKLAKFIAEKPVGNRVMALQVAGAFHTPYMATAEKALGVVAAGITPADPGRILLSDLDGAAVSHGREVLQRLVRQVTAPVRWDLCMRTMVDLGVTAVIELPPAGSLTNLIKRELKDSGLPEIVTLRTPDDLPAARDLIARHGTPPGHGPAPRFRVVVSPGAGTFEPVSELTEGDSIGAGDLIGHVTTRQGPLDVAAHGAGVLTEWLADHNHPVAPGQPLARIGGQL